The genomic window TTGTTGAAGACCTCGTTGATGCGGTCCGCCAGCGCGGGGTTCATGGCGGGCGGGGCGACGACACCGTACCACACCGCCGCCTCGAAGCCCGGAATGGCGTCGCGCGCCGAGGGCACGCCGGGAAGCTGGTCGGTCGTGTCGCCGCCCATGGCCACGGGACGCACCTGGCCGCCCTTGATCATCGGGAAGGCGGAGGCGAGGCTGGGGAAGGAGAACTGCGCGTCGCCGCGCATCACCGCCGTCACCGCCTCGGAACCGCTGCGGTAGGGCACGTGGACCATGGTCGTCTTGGTCTGCTGCTCCATCAGCGCCATGGCGAGGTGGCTGATATTGCCGACACCGGCGGAGGAATAGACGAAGCCCTCGGGCTTCGCGCGCGCCGCGGCGATGATCTCGGCCAGCGTCTTCTCCTTCACGGAGGGATGCGCGATCATCACGGCATGCAGGACGGCGCCCTGCATGATCGGCGTGAAGCCGGTCAGCGGCTCGTAGGAGAGCTTAGGATTCAGCTCCTTGCCGACGACATTGGCGCCGATATCGGCCATCATCAGCGTGTAGCCATCAGCCGGCTGGGTGTTCGTATAGGAACCCGCCACCATGCCGCCCGCACCCGAGCGGTTCTCCACCACCAGCGTCTGGCCGTTGGCGAATTCGGAGAAGCGCTGCGCGAAGAGGCGGGCCAGCGTGTCCACGGCGCCGCCGGCGCCAAAGGGCACGACCATCTTCACGGGGCGGTCGGGCCAGGACGCGGCCGGCGACTGGGCCAGGGCGGGAGTCGCGAGCAGCCCGGCCGCGAGCCCGCCGAAAGCCCGGCGGGTGATCTTCGTTATCGTTGTCACTGGAATTTCCTCGCTATAGTCAGGGAAGAGTCAGAAGGCCTCTTCGTAAAGGCGAAGCGCATCCGCCTCTGTCAGTTCCACGGGATTGTTGATCAGCAGGCGTTGCTGCTGCATGGCATCGGCCGCCAGCTGGGGCAGGCTGTCGCGCGTCACCTGCAGCTCATGCAGGCGCTTCGGCATCTCGCAGCCCGCCACCAGCCGCTCGACGGCGGCGAGGAAGGCCTCGGCCGAATGGCCCTCGGCACCCACGGAGGGGGCCAGCTCGGCATAGAGCGGCGCGGCGGCGCTGAGGTTGAAGCGCAGCACCGGCAGCAGCATCAGCGCGTTGGAGAGCCCGTGCGGCACGTGGTAGCGGCCGCCCAGCGGATAGGCGAGGGCATGCACGGCCGCGACCGGCGCATTGGCGAAGGCCATGCCCGCAAGGCAGGAGCCCAGCAGCATCGCGCCGCGCGCCGCCTTGTCCTGCCCATCCTTCAGCACCACCGGAAGGTTGGCCGAGAGCAGCGCGAGCGCCTGCTTGGCCAGCACGTCGGAGAGCGGATTCTTCAGGCGCCTGCTGGTGAAGGCCTCGATGGCATGCACCATGGCGTCGATGCCGGTCGCCGCCGTGACGGCCGGCGGCAGGCCCAGCGTCAGGTTCGGGTCCAGCAGCGCCACGTCCGGCAGCAGGCGGCGGGAGACGACGCCCTTCTTTTCCTCGGTCGGCGTGGTGACGATGGAGATCGGCGTCACCTCGGACCCCGTGCCGGCGGTCGTCGGCGCCAGGATCAGCGGCAGGCGCGGCCCCTGCGCGAGGTCGACGCCATAGATCGTCGCCAGCTCGCAGGGGGAGCGAAGCAGGTAGGCTACCA from Roseomonas marmotae includes these protein-coding regions:
- a CDS encoding Bug family tripartite tricarboxylate transporter substrate binding protein: MTTITKITRRAFGGLAAGLLATPALAQSPAASWPDRPVKMVVPFGAGGAVDTLARLFAQRFSEFANGQTLVVENRSGAGGMVAGSYTNTQPADGYTLMMADIGANVVGKELNPKLSYEPLTGFTPIMQGAVLHAVMIAHPSVKEKTLAEIIAAARAKPEGFVYSSAGVGNISHLAMALMEQQTKTTMVHVPYRSGSEAVTAVMRGDAQFSFPSLASAFPMIKGGQVRPVAMGGDTTDQLPGVPSARDAIPGFEAAVWYGVVAPPAMNPALADRINEVFNKVAAVPEVRKAVEEVQAGRVIGGTRAEFSTFLQSEYDRWSKVIRAGGIRTE
- a CDS encoding iron-containing alcohol dehydrogenase — its product is MLSMSFSTTPRIVLRDGALDDLPAMFAEFGVRHVALVTDAGLVRAGLVAPVEARLRAAGIAVTVYDEVQADPPERIVLAAVEKLGAAGVDGVFAIGGGSAMDTAKLVAYLLRSPCELATIYGVDLAQGPRLPLILAPTTAGTGSEVTPISIVTTPTEEKKGVVSRRLLPDVALLDPNLTLGLPPAVTAATGIDAMVHAIEAFTSRRLKNPLSDVLAKQALALLSANLPVVLKDGQDKAARGAMLLGSCLAGMAFANAPVAAVHALAYPLGGRYHVPHGLSNALMLLPVLRFNLSAAAPLYAELAPSVGAEGHSAEAFLAAVERLVAGCEMPKRLHELQVTRDSLPQLAADAMQQQRLLINNPVELTEADALRLYEEAF